In one window of Heterodontus francisci isolate sHetFra1 chromosome 24, sHetFra1.hap1, whole genome shotgun sequence DNA:
- the LOC137383709 gene encoding parvalbumin alpha-like, whose amino-acid sequence MSMTSVLDPHDITKALAECAGTFNYKTFFVTSGLNQKSDADLTAVFNIVDKDQSGFIEREELSQFLKSFCPTARELNDSETQAFLDAGDTDHDGKIGVDEFKSMVKAKSK is encoded by the exons ATGTCCATGACCTCGGTACTCGACCCTCATGACATCACCAAAGCTTTGGCTGAATGTGCAG GTACATTCAATTATAAGACATTCTTCGTAACTAGCGGCCTGAACCAGAAATCAGATGCTGACCTCACTGCAGTTTTCAACATCGTCGACAAGGATCAGAGTGGGTTCATTGAGAGAGAAGAGCTGAG TCAGTTCCTGAAGAGCTTTTGTCCCACTGCACGGGAACTGAATGATTCTGAGACCCAGGCGTTCCTTGATGCTGGAGATACTGATCATGATGGCAAGATCGGAGTTGATG AGTTCAAGAGCATGGTCAAAGCAAAAAGCAAGTAA